From Pirellulales bacterium:
TTGTCGCGAGCCAAAGTTGCTGCAATACGCCGAGATCGCCAAATACGGCACTCAGCTAGCACGGTGCCTGCGTTACTTTCCCCGCGAGCAACTGCTACTTTTAAAATTTGAGGACTTTGCCTCCGATCCGGGCACTGTTTATCGCCAGGTGCTGGGCTTTTTGGATCTTCCCGATGATGGCCGCGTCGATTTTCCCAAACATAATGAAGCCCTCCGCCGCCGCAATCCAACTCTTGCGCGGTTTTTCATCAATCCCCCCGCCTGGCTCCGAGGACCCGCCAGATGGATGGTACGACTGGGTCGCTCTCCCTGGACCCAACCGCTCAAGAATCTTAAAAATTGGATGATCAACCAGCCCGCGCCGCGACAGCCGCTATCGTCGGAATTGCGCGCCCGGCTGCAAGATTATTTTGCCCCGGACCTGGAGCTGTTTGCCGAACTCAGCGGCATTTCCGTCGAGGACTGGCTAGCCCCCCGTACATTCGCGGAGGCTCGATGAAAATCATCCTAATCGCCGATTATGGCTACGAAAAAGGAGGGGCCGAACGTGTCGCCTGGGCCAGCGCCCGCGAACTAGTGGAACGCGGGCACGAGGTGCTGGGCTTTTGCGCGGCGGGACCCGTGGATCCCACGATCATGCCCCCTGGAGAAAGTCCCTCTGGTGGAAGATTCTTGCTGGAATGTTTGGATCAGCCGGATTTGCTAAGCGGGGGCGTCTCCACCGCGCTCGGCCAGGGGTTGTGGAATCGTACCGCCGCCCGACATGCCACAGCGCTCTTTGAGCGGCTGGATCCAGCCGAAACAATCGTGCATGCGCATTCCTGGACCCATGCATTATCCAGTAGCCCCCTGGCAGCGGCATTGAATGCCCGCCTGTCACTCGTGGTAACCCTGCATGATTATTTTTTAGCTTGTCCCAATGGCGGATTTTATAATTTTCCCAGGCAAGAAATTTGTACGCTTGAGCCGTTGGGTTGGAAATGCCTGACGACCAATTGTGACGCCCGGGGTATCTCCCATAAGGCCTTTCGGCTGCTCCGCCAAATGGTGCAGCAGTGGCGGGGTAAAATACCAACAAGGTTGCGTCACTTTGTGTATTTATCCAATCTCAGTTTGGATATTTTGCGCCCGCATCTGCCGGCGGACGCGCAATTCACGCAAATCCCCAATCCCATTTTGGTTCCTCCCGGCCCCTCCAGCCAGCCCGCACAAAATGCCGAGTTGCTCTTTATTGGCCGCTTGGTTCCTGAAAAGGCGCCGCTTTTATTGGCCCAAGCGGCGGCAAACCTCAATTTGCCGGTAACATTTATTGGCACGGGCCCCTTGGCGGATGAGATCGCCCGGATCTATCCGGCGGCCAAGTTAACGGGTCAGTTACCAACCGAGGCGGTGCAGCAACGTTTGCGTATGGCACGGGCGTTGGTCTTTCCCAGTGTCTGGTACGAGACCCAGGGCCTGGTCGTACTGGAAGCCGCCGCGCAAGGAGTCCCCACGGTCGTGTCGGATGCCTGCGCCGCCCGCGAGTTTGTCGCTGACAATGAAACGGGCTGGTGGTTTAAGAGCGGCAATTTAGAGGATTTGCAGGCCAAGTTGCGCGGTCTGGACTCTGGCCATACGGTCGCGGCCGCCGGTCGACTGGCGTACGACCGCTTTTGGGCAAATCCTCCCTCGCTAAAACTGCATGGGGCGCGGCTAGAGAGTTATTACCAGCAAATTTTGCAAGCCAGAAAAGATGAATGGGCTAGCCCCGGGGAAGCAGGGGAGATAATGAATCCGCGCAACACCCCGATCCGCACGCCGGGCGGGGAGGTGCCGGAAGAGGCCCTTTTTACCGGCTAAGCCTGGAAAAAACGACAAAAATCCCTGATTACGGGGTTTTCCGCCGCTTCATGACTTACTTCCGCATTTTACCCTGATTAAACTGATTGTACGGGTTAAACACCTTTTGACTTTTTACGTGATATTATGGCTGCTCCAACGCTCACCCAATCCCTGACACCGTGGGCCTTGCTGGGATCAATCTGGCGGCAAAAGTTGTTATTTGTGGCCATCTTGGGCGGAATATTATTGGCGACCGCGACAGGGTTGTATTTTATCAAGAAAAAATATACCGCCACGGCGGATTTGTATATTCGACTGGGTCGCGAGACGATCTCGCTGGATCCCACGGTCACCACCGGCAAGGTGGCCAATATCACCGAGACCCGCGAGACGGAAATCAACTCCATCAATGAATTATTAATTAGCCGATTTTTGCTGGCGCAAGTGGTTGATGCTTATCCGGATCTGCATGAAATTTTAGAGGATGGGGGAGAAACCGTGGTCAACGCCACCCCCGGCGATCCTGCCGCGCAGTTTTATCTCAAGCCGGTATATAATTTACGGGACGAAGCCATCCGCACGCTGATTGAAAATCTCGAAGTCAGCATCGTCAAAAAATCCAATGTGGTGCATGTGGCTTACACGGCCAAGGATCCCATCATCGCCCAAAAGATACTCTCCACGATACTCAACCTTGGTCAGCGCAAGCACATGGAAGTCAACCGGACTGAGGGATCGCTGGAATTTTTTGATCAGCAAGTGCGCGATTTTAGCGGCAAGGTGGACGTCATTCAAGAAAAACTACGCGACTTTAAAAATGCGCGAAGCATGTCCCTGTTTGCCAAAGAACGGGAAATATTACTGGAAAGGATTGGCGGGTTAGAAACAGAATACCACCAGGCCCAGGCCACCATGGCGACATTAGAGCGGGAAATCCAGAGCCGCGAAAAAATACTAGCCGAAATGGAGCCTACCGTGGTATTGGCCGAAGTTTCGGGTTCGCCGCAATCAGCGGTCGAGGGAATGCGGCAACAATTGTACGCCTTGCAATTGCGGGAAAAAGAACTGTTGTCAAAATTGGACCCGGATAACGTCCAGATCGTGCAAATCCGGGAGCAAATTTCACAGGCACAAAAACAACTGGCCAGCGAAAAAAATGAACCGCAAATTACCCGCGGTTTGAATGAGTCATTTCAACAACTGGAAGTCCAGCAACTCGCCCAGCAGGCACAACGGGACGGCGTGGCCGCCAAGGTGCAAATGCTGGCGGAACAACTGGGCCAGGTCCGGGCGCAATTGGCCAAACTAAATTCGCACGAAGTTGATTTATCCGACTTGGAACGCGAGTTATCGATTAACACCGAAAATCTGCGGCGATACACAAATTTTGCCGAGCAAGCCCGGATTGACCAGGCGCTGGCCGAGGAAAGCATTTCCAATATCAACATTATGCCGTCGGACATTAGTTACACCCCCTCCAGCCCGCGCACCAAGTTAATCCTGGGATTGGCGGGGGTGATGGGCTGTTTCTTGGCGGCATTGGCCGCTTATGCCCGCGACCAACAACCGGCCAACTATCGCCTTCCCCCGGATCCCGCGCAGGTAGTTAACCCGCGCCCGCAGGACGAGAAATCCCTGGCGCATATCGGCATCAATTCACGTCTGGAACCGGTGGGTGGCGGCGTCTAGCCAGTTTATCTGGATTCATCATAGCACCCATCTCGCGGCGGCGTTACCAACCACTTGGCCAGCGCTGTTTGCGGATGGAAGCCGCTATCCATCGGGGTCACGCAATAAATTTCATTCATCTGGTCGAGCATTTCCCTTTATCAAAGAAG
This genomic window contains:
- a CDS encoding glycosyltransferase family 4 protein, with amino-acid sequence MKIILIADYGYEKGGAERVAWASARELVERGHEVLGFCAAGPVDPTIMPPGESPSGGRFLLECLDQPDLLSGGVSTALGQGLWNRTAARHATALFERLDPAETIVHAHSWTHALSSSPLAAALNARLSLVVTLHDYFLACPNGGFYNFPRQEICTLEPLGWKCLTTNCDARGISHKAFRLLRQMVQQWRGKIPTRLRHFVYLSNLSLDILRPHLPADAQFTQIPNPILVPPGPSSQPAQNAELLFIGRLVPEKAPLLLAQAAANLNLPVTFIGTGPLADEIARIYPAAKLTGQLPTEAVQQRLRMARALVFPSVWYETQGLVVLEAAAQGVPTVVSDACAAREFVADNETGWWFKSGNLEDLQAKLRGLDSGHTVAAAGRLAYDRFWANPPSLKLHGARLESYYQQILQARKDEWASPGEAGEIMNPRNTPIRTPGGEVPEEALFTG